From a region of the Constantimarinum furrinae genome:
- a CDS encoding non-canonical purine NTP diphosphatase: MQLVFATHNKNKFKEVAAQMPSYIELLSLNDIGCTEDIPETANTIEGNAALKATYVKDRYGYDCFADDTGLEVTSLNDEPGVYSARYAGPDNNAQANMQKLLDNLKGHLNRKARFKTAIALTLKGAETLFLGICEGSIIEEPRGDKGFGYDPVFQPEGLSTTFAEMSLQEKSAIGHRGKAIRQLIDYLSEG; the protein is encoded by the coding sequence ATGCAACTGGTTTTCGCTACTCACAATAAAAATAAATTTAAGGAAGTCGCTGCGCAAATGCCGTCATATATTGAACTGCTGAGTCTGAATGATATTGGCTGCACAGAAGATATTCCCGAAACGGCCAATACTATTGAAGGCAATGCGGCTCTTAAAGCGACATACGTAAAGGATCGCTATGGCTACGATTGCTTCGCCGATGATACAGGACTGGAGGTGACTTCCCTGAACGACGAACCCGGTGTATACAGTGCGCGATATGCCGGACCGGACAACAATGCGCAAGCAAACATGCAAAAACTGTTGGACAATCTTAAGGGACATTTAAACCGAAAGGCCCGCTTTAAAACAGCCATAGCGCTTACTTTGAAAGGCGCCGAAACTCTTTTTCTCGGAATATGTGAAGGAAGTATCATTGAAGAACCCAGAGGTGATAAAGGCTTTGGATATGATCCTGTTTTTCAACCTGAAGGATTGAGTACGACATTTGCAGAAATGAGTCTGCAAGAAAAAAGCGCCATAGGCCATAGAGGAAAGGCTATTCGGCAATTGATCGACTATCTATCGGAAGGTTAA
- a CDS encoding DEAD/DEAH box helicase — MSTFQSLGLDENLLQAITDLGFETPSEVQQKTIPILLNEETDMVSLAQTGTGKTAAFGFPMLQKINAESRTTQGLILSPTRELCMQITNEMEAYGKYIKGLNVVAIYGGASIQDQAKQIKKGAQIIVATPGRMKDMIGRRMIDISKIEYCVLDEADEMLNMGFYEDITEILSHSPKDKSTWLFSATMPKEVATIAKKFMHTPVEITVGSRNVSTDSVSHEYYLVNTRDRYQALKRLADANPDIFSVVFCRTKRDTQKVAEQLITDGYNAAALHGDLSQNQRDLVMKSFRKRQIQMLVATDVAARGIDVDDITHVINYQLPDEIETYTHRSGRTGRAGKSGVSMVIVSKSEMRKINAIEKKIQKKFEQKDIPSGIEICEVQLFHLANSIKNTKVNHDIDAYLPNIEEVLQDFTKEELIKKVFSVEFTRFYNYYKSAKDLNSPPGDEYRDDAKDSVRYFINIGGKDDFDWMSLKDFLRDLLQLGKDDVYKVDVKDTFSFFNTDEKHMDLVLGIFNDFKLDGRNISVEVSKDRGGRGRKDRGSRGRDRDRSRGSGGSKGGFKKRSSGYGDDKPKFKGKSRRKSERPDSKGTGGRRRKRS; from the coding sequence ATGAGCACATTCCAATCGTTAGGCCTGGACGAAAATCTATTGCAGGCAATTACCGACTTAGGTTTTGAAACCCCAAGTGAGGTTCAACAAAAAACAATTCCAATTCTTTTAAATGAAGAAACCGATATGGTTTCTCTGGCACAGACCGGAACAGGTAAAACTGCTGCTTTCGGGTTTCCCATGCTTCAAAAGATCAATGCTGAAAGCCGGACTACTCAAGGTCTTATTCTTTCTCCAACCCGTGAACTGTGTATGCAGATCACCAATGAGATGGAAGCCTACGGAAAATATATAAAAGGTCTTAATGTCGTTGCCATTTACGGTGGTGCGAGCATTCAGGATCAGGCAAAGCAGATCAAGAAAGGAGCGCAGATCATCGTGGCAACTCCGGGACGGATGAAGGATATGATAGGACGTAGAATGATCGATATTTCTAAGATCGAATACTGTGTTCTCGACGAGGCGGATGAAATGCTGAATATGGGTTTCTATGAAGATATCACCGAGATTCTATCACATTCACCCAAAGATAAAAGTACCTGGTTGTTTAGCGCAACCATGCCTAAAGAAGTGGCAACGATCGCTAAAAAGTTTATGCATACGCCGGTCGAGATCACTGTTGGGTCGAGAAACGTGAGCACAGACAGTGTTTCTCATGAGTACTATCTGGTTAATACAAGAGATCGCTATCAGGCGTTAAAGCGACTTGCCGATGCCAATCCCGATATTTTTTCCGTAGTATTCTGTCGTACAAAGCGAGATACTCAAAAAGTAGCAGAACAGCTAATTACCGATGGTTACAATGCTGCTGCCTTGCACGGTGATCTAAGTCAGAATCAGCGTGACCTTGTGATGAAGTCCTTCAGAAAAAGGCAGATACAAATGCTGGTTGCTACCGATGTGGCAGCAAGAGGGATCGATGTAGACGATATTACGCACGTGATCAACTATCAGTTACCCGATGAAATTGAAACCTATACGCACCGAAGCGGGCGTACCGGAAGAGCGGGAAAAAGCGGAGTATCCATGGTGATCGTTTCCAAGAGTGAGATGCGGAAGATCAATGCCATTGAGAAAAAAATTCAGAAAAAGTTTGAACAAAAAGATATTCCAAGCGGAATAGAGATCTGTGAAGTTCAGTTATTCCATTTAGCCAACAGCATTAAGAATACCAAGGTAAACCACGATATTGATGCCTACCTTCCTAATATTGAAGAAGTTCTTCAGGATTTTACAAAGGAAGAACTTATTAAGAAGGTCTTCTCTGTTGAATTTACCAGATTCTATAATTACTACAAAAGTGCCAAGGATCTCAATTCACCTCCCGGCGATGAATACCGTGATGACGCAAAAGATTCGGTACGTTATTTTATCAATATAGGAGGGAAGGACGATTTCGACTGGATGAGTCTGAAAGATTTCCTTAGAGACTTACTTCAGCTTGGGAAAGATGATGTTTATAAGGTTGATGTAAAAGATACATTTTCGTTCTTCAATACAGACGAAAAACACATGGATCTGGTCCTTGGGATCTTTAATGATTTTAAACTTGACGGGCGAAATATCTCGGTAGAAGTTTCAAAAGATAGGGGCGGAAGAGGAAGAAAAGACCGTGGAAGTAGGGGTCGTGACCGAGACAGAAGCCGGGGAAGCGGAGGAAGTAAAGGAGGCTTTAAAAAGCGGAGCAGCGGTTATGGTGATGATAAGCCAAAATTTAAAGGAAAAAGCAGACGAAAAAGCGAACGTCCGGACAGTAAAGGTACCGGAGGACGTCGTCGCAAGAGAAGTTAA
- a CDS encoding carboxypeptidase-like regulatory domain-containing protein: MKNIILLLILVVSVAAVSQESIVQPPLIEGQVLNDATDEPLENVNIVNLNSVVGATTDEAGNFAIRATVNDTLYFSYLGFKSIRVRVTNDWLKFGDIKIKMTELGIALEEVKIRPVQLTGYVEVDAKIIPIYDNYRYRISGLSSGYEGGSQQPGAVSKVLSSIFNPADFLYNVFGKRPQQMRKLRKMKDDDEIRNLLASKYDRETLMAVLQLERVDVDEILNKCSYSEDFIRTANDLQILDAISECYEEYKVLNRGKGKG; encoded by the coding sequence ATGAAGAACATTATTCTATTATTAATTTTAGTGGTTTCGGTTGCAGCCGTTTCTCAGGAATCAATTGTACAGCCTCCATTAATCGAAGGTCAGGTATTAAACGATGCTACCGATGAACCGTTGGAAAATGTGAACATAGTAAACCTGAACAGCGTTGTGGGAGCCACCACCGATGAGGCCGGTAACTTTGCCATCAGAGCCACAGTGAATGATACCCTGTATTTTAGTTATCTCGGATTTAAGTCCATAAGGGTTAGAGTGACGAACGACTGGTTAAAATTTGGGGATATTAAGATCAAAATGACCGAGTTGGGAATTGCTTTGGAAGAAGTGAAAATTCGCCCCGTACAACTTACCGGATATGTAGAAGTTGATGCCAAGATCATCCCTATTTACGATAATTATAGGTATCGAATCTCCGGACTCAGTTCGGGATACGAAGGCGGGAGTCAGCAACCGGGTGCCGTAAGTAAAGTGCTTAGTTCCATCTTTAATCCGGCCGATTTTCTCTACAATGTCTTCGGAAAGCGGCCCCAACAAATGCGGAAACTTCGGAAAATGAAGGATGATGACGAGATCCGAAATCTACTGGCCAGTAAATACGATAGAGAAACCTTAATGGCCGTATTGCAGTTGGAGCGCGTGGATGTTGATGAAATTCTGAATAAATGCAGTTATTCCGAAGATTTTATTCGCACTGCAAACGACCTTCAGATCCTCGACGCTATTAGCGAATGCTATGAGGAATATAAGGTGCTTAACCGGGGAAAAGGTAAGGGATAA
- a CDS encoding aldehyde dehydrogenase, with product MQQLFKSQREFFNRNVTKELSFRKRQLQKLESLLKAHEDQLFKAIYSDFKKSEFDTFTSELSILYHEIKVAKKQLRNWARKKRIPTDLANFPAKSYILPEPLGVCLVIGAWNYPYLLSLNPVISAIAAGNTVILKPSELPAATSAVMAKLINSNFAPEVLKVVEGGVSETTALLELPFDKIFFTGSTKVGKIVYTAAAKQLIPVTLELGGKSPAIICEDANLKMTAKRLVWGKFLNAGQTCIAPDYVAVHKNIEKRFLELLKAEIEGEQFSIKNHNYVQIINDDNFVRLTNLIDPSKVYFGGKTDPASRIIEPTILHHCTFKDDIMEEEIFGPLLPVITFEDIANLISKIKTLPKPLSAYVFTEKSATKRKVLNELSFGGGAVNDTVMHITNIKLPFGGVGNSGIGSYHGEFGFKAFSHQKSIIDKPTWLELPLKYYPHSEGSLKWIRRLLKL from the coding sequence ATGCAGCAACTGTTTAAAAGCCAACGCGAATTCTTTAATAGGAATGTAACTAAGGAGCTTTCCTTTCGAAAGAGGCAACTCCAAAAACTTGAATCGCTGCTTAAAGCACATGAAGATCAGCTTTTTAAAGCGATCTATTCCGACTTCAAAAAATCTGAGTTTGACACCTTTACATCAGAGTTGTCGATATTGTACCATGAAATAAAGGTCGCAAAAAAGCAATTGCGCAATTGGGCGAGAAAAAAAAGAATACCTACAGATCTGGCAAATTTCCCTGCTAAAAGTTACATTCTTCCCGAACCATTAGGCGTGTGTCTGGTAATTGGTGCGTGGAATTACCCATACTTGCTGTCCTTGAATCCCGTGATCTCTGCGATTGCCGCAGGAAATACTGTGATCTTAAAACCCAGTGAATTGCCCGCTGCTACAAGTGCTGTGATGGCAAAACTCATCAATTCAAATTTTGCTCCGGAGGTTTTAAAGGTCGTTGAAGGAGGAGTTTCCGAAACGACTGCATTACTCGAACTTCCCTTCGATAAGATCTTTTTTACCGGCAGTACCAAAGTGGGAAAGATCGTTTATACTGCGGCAGCAAAACAGCTCATACCCGTCACTCTGGAACTTGGTGGAAAGAGTCCGGCAATTATTTGTGAGGACGCTAATCTGAAGATGACTGCCAAACGCCTAGTTTGGGGAAAATTCCTTAACGCGGGTCAAACCTGTATTGCTCCAGATTACGTGGCAGTGCACAAAAATATTGAAAAGAGATTCCTCGAATTACTTAAGGCCGAAATTGAAGGAGAACAATTCAGTATAAAAAATCATAACTATGTGCAGATCATCAATGATGACAATTTTGTGCGACTAACTAACCTTATCGATCCTTCCAAAGTTTACTTCGGAGGGAAAACAGATCCTGCTTCACGTATTATTGAACCAACGATCCTACACCATTGTACCTTCAAGGATGACATAATGGAGGAAGAGATCTTCGGACCACTACTTCCCGTTATTACCTTTGAAGATATAGCCAATCTAATTTCAAAAATAAAAACCTTGCCCAAACCATTGTCCGCTTATGTGTTTACGGAAAAATCGGCTACAAAACGAAAGGTGTTGAACGAACTGTCCTTTGGAGGAGGTGCCGTTAATGATACTGTTATGCATATTACCAACATTAAGCTTCCCTTTGGTGGCGTTGGAAACAGCGGAATAGGAAGTTATCACGGAGAATTCGGGTTTAAAGCATTCTCACACCAAAAAAGCATTATCGATAAGCCTACCTGGCTGGAACTTCCGTTAAAGTATTACCCACATAGTGAAGGAAGTTTGAAATGGATTAGACGACTTTTGAAACTGTAA
- a CDS encoding DUF6122 family protein — protein MLQQIVHYSLHFLFPGVIAIIFYRKQWKTAWLIMIATMLVDLDHLLATPLFSADRCSINYHPLHSYYIFPVYGIMLFFKKTRILAIGLLLHMATDGLDCIWMKY, from the coding sequence ATGTTGCAGCAAATTGTACATTACAGCCTTCATTTCCTTTTTCCGGGTGTAATTGCCATTATCTTTTATAGAAAACAGTGGAAGACTGCATGGCTTATAATGATCGCAACCATGCTGGTAGATCTGGATCACTTGCTGGCAACTCCCTTGTTTTCAGCAGACCGTTGCAGTATTAATTATCACCCGCTTCACAGCTATTATATCTTTCCGGTTTACGGGATCATGTTGTTTTTTAAAAAGACGCGTATTCTGGCCATCGGACTTTTATTACACATGGCTACAGACGGGCTGGACTGTATTTGGATGAAGTATTAG
- the rlmH gene encoding 23S rRNA (pseudouridine(1915)-N(3))-methyltransferase RlmH, with protein sequence MKITVLAIGKTDDNRLFSLNEEYGKRLHHYVPFEFQIIPDLKKAKNLTETQQKQAEGVEILKQLNSSDTLILLDEKGRSFSSVGFSEFLQKKMNSGLKNLVFVIGGPYGFSEEIYKRANGKISLSTMTFSHQMVRLFFVEQLYRAFTILKNEPYHHH encoded by the coding sequence ATGAAAATAACCGTATTGGCTATAGGAAAAACCGATGATAACCGACTTTTCTCACTTAATGAAGAGTACGGCAAGCGATTGCACCATTACGTACCCTTCGAGTTTCAGATCATTCCCGATCTTAAAAAAGCTAAAAATCTTACTGAAACTCAGCAAAAACAGGCCGAAGGTGTCGAAATTCTGAAACAACTGAATTCTTCAGATACGCTTATCCTATTAGATGAAAAAGGACGTTCTTTCAGTTCTGTCGGTTTTTCGGAATTTCTTCAGAAAAAAATGAACAGCGGACTCAAAAACCTGGTGTTTGTGATTGGAGGACCTTACGGATTTAGTGAAGAAATTTACAAAAGAGCAAACGGAAAAATTTCCCTTTCGACAATGACATTTTCGCATCAAATGGTGCGACTATTCTTTGTGGAGCAGCTATACCGTGCGTTTACCATACTGAAGAATGAACCATACCACCATCATTAG
- the nadC gene encoding carboxylating nicotinate-nucleotide diphosphorylase: protein MISKKQFNKEIDIIISNAIREDVGDGDHSSLASIPYDATGTAKLLVKDEGIIAGVDFARQVFEFVDPGLKMDIKINDGERVQYGDVSFYVSGLSQSILKSERLVLNAMQRMSAIATKTSEYVKLLEGTKTKILDTRKTTPGIRALEKWAVKIGGGENHRFALYDMIMLKDNHIDFCGSVTEAIAQTKRYLEEHRLNLKIIVEARNLKEIEEILKAGGVYRILIDNFNYEDTKKAVALIGEACLTESSGGITLETARKYAECGVDYISSGALTHSVHNMDLSLKAV from the coding sequence ATGATTTCAAAAAAGCAATTTAATAAGGAAATTGATATCATCATATCCAATGCTATTCGTGAGGACGTGGGTGACGGTGATCACAGTTCACTGGCTAGTATCCCTTACGATGCCACTGGTACTGCTAAATTATTGGTTAAGGACGAAGGTATCATTGCGGGTGTCGATTTTGCCCGTCAGGTTTTCGAATTTGTAGATCCCGGTCTAAAAATGGATATAAAGATCAACGATGGGGAAAGGGTACAATACGGTGATGTTAGTTTTTATGTTTCGGGACTGTCGCAATCTATTCTGAAAAGTGAACGCTTGGTACTTAATGCGATGCAACGCATGAGTGCCATTGCAACCAAAACCAGTGAGTATGTGAAACTTCTGGAAGGAACAAAAACCAAGATACTCGATACTCGTAAGACGACACCCGGAATAAGAGCACTTGAAAAATGGGCGGTTAAAATTGGGGGTGGGGAGAATCATCGGTTTGCCTTGTACGATATGATCATGCTAAAGGACAATCATATCGATTTCTGCGGAAGTGTTACTGAAGCCATTGCACAAACAAAGAGATATTTAGAGGAACATCGGCTGAATTTGAAGATCATCGTTGAAGCGAGAAATTTAAAGGAGATCGAAGAGATCCTAAAGGCCGGAGGGGTTTACAGGATCCTCATTGATAATTTTAATTACGAGGATACCAAGAAAGCTGTAGCACTAATAGGGGAAGCCTGTCTTACCGAATCCAGTGGTGGGATTACACTGGAAACCGCCCGCAAATATGCAGAATGTGGCGTAGATTATATATCCAGCGGTGCTTTAACACATTCGGTGCACAATATGGACCTAAGTTTAAAAGCAGTTTAA
- a CDS encoding YihY/virulence factor BrkB family protein, with the protein MPETESEDTKFKFPIIGKIVTLSKRIKIPGSNGLSLYDLMAIYGTGIIKGTFSSRATSIAYSFFVALFPFLLFILNLIPYIPVEGFQTRFLIFIEELLPPQTSDFFYPVIADIAVNPRGSGLISFVILLALFLAANGVNAIFSAFEYSFHVTINRGFFRQYMVALVVSIFLALLLLITVGVILYGEIVINDLKGKAYIVNDLFYISALQVTIFFIMIYTIIATLYYYGTKEGKESKFFSVGALVTTLLFLLTTYLFGVYINNFSNYNELYGSIGALLIMMFYIWINSNLLLLGFELNISLQRLKDKSETKP; encoded by the coding sequence ATGCCTGAAACTGAATCTGAGGATACTAAATTTAAATTCCCGATCATCGGGAAGATCGTGACTCTGAGTAAACGGATAAAAATACCGGGTTCCAACGGACTGTCGCTTTACGATCTTATGGCTATTTATGGAACCGGTATTATCAAGGGTACCTTTTCATCGCGCGCAACATCAATTGCCTATAGTTTCTTTGTAGCGCTGTTTCCTTTTTTACTGTTTATTCTAAACTTAATCCCCTATATTCCTGTTGAAGGCTTTCAAACGCGATTCCTTATTTTTATTGAAGAATTGTTGCCACCTCAGACATCCGATTTCTTTTATCCGGTAATCGCAGATATTGCAGTAAACCCCAGAGGAAGCGGGCTCATCTCCTTTGTGATACTTTTAGCGTTGTTTCTTGCCGCCAATGGAGTAAATGCTATTTTCAGCGCCTTTGAGTATTCGTTCCATGTTACCATTAACAGAGGATTTTTCCGGCAGTATATGGTTGCTTTGGTTGTTTCTATCTTTTTGGCATTGTTGTTGTTAATTACGGTTGGTGTTATATTATACGGTGAAATCGTTATTAATGACCTCAAAGGAAAAGCTTATATTGTGAACGATCTGTTCTATATATCGGCCCTCCAGGTCACGATCTTTTTTATAATGATATACACCATAATTGCAACACTCTATTATTATGGAACCAAGGAAGGAAAGGAGTCGAAATTCTTTTCTGTAGGCGCTTTGGTGACCACTTTATTATTTTTGTTAACTACCTATTTGTTTGGGGTTTACATAAATAATTTTTCAAACTATAATGAGTTGTATGGCTCTATAGGTGCACTTTTGATCATGATGTTTTATATTTGGATCAATTCAAACCTATTGCTGCTTGGATTCGAATTGAATATTTCCCTGCAGCGACTTAAAGATAAATCGGAAACAAAACCTTAA
- a CDS encoding chalcone isomerase family protein: MKNLILLFVAVVTVNLSVAQTQVGEVTLPNTASFGGQDLVLNGAGIRKKALVLKLYSGGLYLTKKSSDAKNIVNADETMAIKLVITSGFVSSEAMSDAVREGFDNSMNGNTSSLSSEIEKFIGFFSEEIVEGNTFDITYQKGKGVVAYKNGKELGTIPGMKFKKALFGIWLGDDPADTKLKKALLGK; encoded by the coding sequence ATGAAAAATTTAATATTGCTTTTCGTCGCAGTGGTGACGGTAAACTTATCGGTTGCCCAAACTCAGGTTGGCGAAGTAACACTGCCTAACACGGCTAGTTTTGGAGGACAAGATCTTGTACTAAACGGTGCCGGGATCCGTAAAAAAGCACTGGTGCTAAAATTGTACTCCGGGGGGTTATATTTAACCAAAAAGAGCAGTGATGCAAAAAATATTGTGAATGCGGATGAGACTATGGCGATCAAACTGGTAATTACTTCAGGATTTGTTTCCAGTGAGGCTATGAGCGATGCTGTTCGGGAAGGATTTGATAATTCCATGAATGGAAATACATCGTCATTATCTTCAGAGATCGAAAAATTTATCGGTTTTTTCAGTGAAGAGATCGTTGAAGGAAATACCTTCGATATCACCTATCAAAAAGGAAAGGGCGTGGTTGCTTATAAAAACGGAAAGGAATTGGGAACGATCCCGGGAATGAAATTTAAAAAGGCACTCTTCGGAATATGGCTGGGAGATGACCCGGCCGACACTAAACTTAAAAAAGCTCTATTAGGCAAATAA
- a CDS encoding DUF2147 domain-containing protein, with amino-acid sequence MKKYLLTAIAIVSVMVSASAQDVFGKWKTIDDNTGKAKSIVEIYESNGKVYGKVVEILNPDRQHATCTECEGKDKNAPIKGLVIIRGLEKDGSEYNDGQILDPENGKFYKCYIELENPNKLKVRGYIGFSLLGRTQYWVRVTE; translated from the coding sequence ATGAAAAAATATCTTTTAACTGCAATAGCTATAGTATCCGTTATGGTTTCCGCCTCGGCACAAGATGTCTTCGGAAAGTGGAAAACTATAGACGATAATACCGGTAAGGCAAAATCAATAGTAGAGATCTACGAAAGCAATGGAAAAGTCTACGGAAAAGTGGTCGAGATCCTGAATCCCGACCGTCAGCATGCAACCTGTACCGAATGTGAAGGCAAGGATAAGAACGCGCCTATAAAGGGATTGGTGATCATTAGAGGACTCGAAAAGGACGGTAGCGAATACAACGACGGACAAATACTCGATCCGGAAAATGGAAAGTTCTATAAATGCTATATAGAATTAGAGAATCCTAACAAACTGAAGGTTAGAGGGTATATTGGCTTTTCGCTCCTGGGAAGAACTCAGTATTGGGTTCGGGTAACCGAATAA
- the priA gene encoding replication restart helicase PriA has protein sequence MYFIVVILPIPLKQTFTYNVNKDEAGFLKQGMRVAVPFGKKKIYTAIVYQVHDVAPPAYETKSIDQILDEEPIITQKQLEHWQWMASYYMCTLGEVIKAALPGAFLLESETVIRLKKETAVQESALQDDEFLVFEALQHQSSLHINDIRSILDRKNVVKVIQQLLDKQIIEVEEEVYEQYTPKMKRYIKLAPSYTSEENLRALLDDLSRAPKQRDLLMTLFMLSSQAKRPVESVALQKRSGASASVLKSLIDKQILEEYFIQQDRVVYDGEDTSEVKKLNEEQQIALSEIEASFEEYEVSLLHGVTSSGKTEIYVQLIAEVIKTGKQVLYMLPEIALTTQLIGRLQHYFGEKVSVYHSKYTSNERVEVWNNILSSKPKAQIVIGARSSLFLPFSDLGLIIVDEEHEPSFKQYNPSPRYHGRDAAIVLADFHKAKTLLGSATPSLESYYNAVTHKYGLIELKKRYGNVLMPDIELVDIKEKHRKKQMTGHFSDRLLEAMHEALDNKEQVLLFQNRRGFSPVIECTTCGVSPQCPNCDVSLTYHQYKNELRCHYCGYHIAMLQSCMACGSETLDDKGFGTEQIETELNALFPEQRIARMDQDTTRGKHAYAKLIEKLENAEIDILVGTQMLAKGLDFRNISLVGVMNADNLLNFPYFRAHERSFQLLQQVSGRAGRTKKRGKVLIQTYNPYHQILQQVSTNDYNGMFKQQAEERYQYKYPPHYRTIKLTFRDRNFSKMQKAAVWFGNALASGLKENVLGPEIPPVGRIRNLFITNILVKIPKTQSLGKTKKYIKNVERSFNALKDFSTVKLTIDVDNY, from the coding sequence TTGTATTTTATAGTTGTCATTCTTCCCATTCCTTTAAAGCAGACTTTTACGTATAACGTAAATAAAGATGAAGCCGGTTTTCTTAAGCAGGGCATGCGGGTTGCGGTTCCTTTCGGAAAGAAAAAAATATATACGGCAATTGTCTATCAGGTACACGATGTAGCGCCTCCGGCATACGAAACCAAGAGCATCGATCAGATCCTTGATGAAGAACCCATCATTACGCAAAAACAGTTAGAACATTGGCAATGGATGGCATCCTATTATATGTGTACGCTTGGAGAAGTTATCAAGGCAGCCTTGCCCGGTGCGTTCTTACTGGAGAGTGAAACCGTAATTCGGTTAAAAAAAGAGACTGCGGTTCAAGAGTCTGCCCTTCAGGATGATGAGTTTCTGGTTTTTGAAGCGTTGCAACATCAATCGTCATTGCATATAAATGATATTCGCTCCATACTCGACAGGAAAAATGTAGTAAAGGTCATTCAGCAGTTGCTCGATAAACAGATCATCGAAGTAGAAGAGGAGGTTTACGAGCAGTATACTCCTAAAATGAAACGCTATATAAAACTTGCTCCGTCATACACTTCCGAAGAAAATTTAAGAGCCTTATTGGATGATCTCAGCAGGGCTCCAAAGCAACGCGACCTATTAATGACCCTCTTTATGCTCAGTTCTCAGGCCAAACGACCTGTGGAATCGGTTGCCCTGCAGAAGCGGTCCGGTGCTTCGGCTTCAGTATTAAAATCCCTCATCGACAAGCAGATCCTGGAAGAATATTTTATTCAGCAGGATCGGGTAGTTTACGACGGTGAAGATACTTCAGAAGTAAAAAAATTAAATGAAGAGCAACAAATAGCACTATCGGAGATAGAGGCATCTTTTGAGGAATATGAAGTGAGTTTGCTTCACGGAGTAACCTCTAGTGGAAAGACGGAGATCTATGTTCAGCTTATTGCAGAGGTCATTAAGACGGGTAAGCAGGTTTTATATATGTTGCCCGAGATCGCGCTGACCACACAGCTAATAGGTAGACTTCAGCATTATTTTGGAGAAAAGGTTTCGGTGTATCATTCAAAATATACTTCCAACGAAAGAGTGGAAGTCTGGAACAACATATTGAGTTCTAAACCCAAGGCACAGATCGTTATTGGTGCCCGCTCTTCTTTGTTTTTACCATTTTCGGATTTGGGACTCATTATTGTAGATGAAGAACACGAGCCTTCATTTAAACAATACAATCCGTCACCCAGATATCACGGTCGCGATGCGGCCATAGTGCTTGCAGATTTTCATAAAGCCAAAACCCTATTGGGCTCGGCAACTCCTTCACTGGAAAGTTATTACAATGCTGTAACCCATAAATACGGATTGATCGAGCTCAAAAAGCGCTACGGCAATGTGTTGATGCCCGATATCGAATTGGTGGACATCAAGGAAAAACACCGGAAAAAGCAAATGACCGGTCATTTTAGCGACCGCTTGCTCGAAGCGATGCACGAAGCGCTTGATAATAAGGAACAAGTGCTTTTGTTTCAGAATCGCAGGGGATTTTCGCCTGTAATAGAGTGTACTACTTGCGGTGTTTCACCTCAGTGTCCTAATTGTGACGTTAGTTTGACCTACCATCAGTACAAAAATGAATTGCGATGTCATTATTGCGGGTATCATATTGCGATGTTACAATCCTGTATGGCCTGCGGAAGTGAAACCCTGGACGATAAAGGTTTTGGTACCGAACAGATAGAAACCGAACTTAACGCTTTATTTCCCGAACAGCGTATTGCCCGAATGGACCAGGATACCACCCGGGGAAAGCATGCCTATGCCAAGTTGATAGAAAAACTTGAAAATGCAGAGATTGATATACTAGTAGGAACACAGATGCTGGCGAAGGGACTCGATTTCAGAAATATTAGTCTGGTAGGTGTGATGAACGCCGATAACCTTCTTAATTTTCCCTATTTCAGGGCGCATGAACGAAGTTTTCAACTGCTGCAACAGGTTTCTGGTAGGGCAGGACGTACCAAAAAACGTGGGAAAGTGCTTATTCAAACCTATAATCCCTATCATCAGATCCTGCAGCAGGTAAGTACTAACGATTACAACGGGATGTTCAAGCAACAGGCCGAAGAGCGTTATCAGTATAAATATCCGCCACACTATCGCACCATAAAACTAACTTTCAGGGATAGAAACTTTTCTAAAATGCAGAAAGCCGCGGTGTGGTTTGGAAACGCCCTGGCTTCGGGTTTAAAAGAAAATGTGTTGGGTCCGGAGATCCCTCCGGTAGGGAGAATTAGGAATTTGTTTATTACCAATATACTCGTAAAAATCCCAAAAACACAATCCTTAGGGAAGACAAAGAAATATATTAAGAATGTAGAACGCAGTTTCAACGCGTTGAAGGATTTTTCAACCGTTAAACTAACCATCGATGTAGATAATTATTAA